A single genomic interval of Malania oleifera isolate guangnan ecotype guangnan chromosome 11, ASM2987363v1, whole genome shotgun sequence harbors:
- the LOC131168463 gene encoding glutaredoxin-like isoform X2, whose amino-acid sequence MALDKAKGIVSSTPVVVFSKSFCPFCVEVKKLLSDMGASFKAIELDTESDGGEIQSALLEWTGQRTVPNVFIGGVHIGGCDSIVFFDPFARPMISVSHPYLTHILLLMSNFFIDLQRRRPSTGKGSLYLC is encoded by the exons ATGGCATTGGACAAGGCCAAGGGAATCGTTTCTTCTACTCCGGTCGTCGTCTTCAG CAAGTCTTTTTGCCCGTTCTGCGTGGAGGTGAAGAAGTTGTTGTCAGATATGGGGGCCTCCTTCAAGGCTATTGAATTAGACACTGAAA GTGACGGGGGTGAAATACAATCGGCACTGCTGGAGTGGACCGGACAGAGGACGGTTCCGAACGTGTTCATCGGCGGCGTTCACATCGGCGGCTGTGACAGTATTGTCTTTTTTGATCCCTTCGCCCGCCCGATGATTTCAGTTTCGCATCCATATTTGACACACATTCTTTTGCTGATGAGTAATTTCTTCATTGATTTGCAGCGACGACGGCCAAGCACAGGGAAGGGAAGCTTGTACCTCTGCTGA
- the LOC131168463 gene encoding uncharacterized protein LOC131168463 isoform X1, translating to MALDKAKGIVSSTPVVVFSKSFCPFCVEVKKLLSDMGASFKAIELDTESKQLPIFFINSCPNSCLIALTSLDFLELINADPILFICVWIGFDILKVTGVKYNRHCWSGPDRGRFRTCSSAAFTSAAVTVLSFLIPSPAR from the exons ATGGCATTGGACAAGGCCAAGGGAATCGTTTCTTCTACTCCGGTCGTCGTCTTCAG CAAGTCTTTTTGCCCGTTCTGCGTGGAGGTGAAGAAGTTGTTGTCAGATATGGGGGCCTCCTTCAAGGCTATTGAATTAGACACTGAAAGTAAGCAACTCCCCATTTTTTTCATCAATTCCTGTCCAAATTCCTGTTTAATTGCTTTAACATCACTGGATTTTCTTGAATTGATAAATGCGGATCCGATTTTATTCATTTGCGTATGGATTGGTTTTGATATATTAAAGGTGACGGGGGTGAAATACAATCGGCACTGCTGGAGTGGACCGGACAGAGGACGGTTCCGAACGTGTTCATCGGCGGCGTTCACATCGGCGGCTGTGACAGTATTGTCTTTTTTGATCCCTTCGCCCGCCCGATGA
- the LOC131168463 gene encoding glutaredoxin-like isoform X3 encodes MALDKAKGIVSSTPVVVFSKSFCPFCVEVKKLLSDMGASFKAIELDTESDGGEIQSALLEWTGQRTVPNVFIGGVHIGGCDTTTAKHREGKLVPLLTEAKALA; translated from the exons ATGGCATTGGACAAGGCCAAGGGAATCGTTTCTTCTACTCCGGTCGTCGTCTTCAG CAAGTCTTTTTGCCCGTTCTGCGTGGAGGTGAAGAAGTTGTTGTCAGATATGGGGGCCTCCTTCAAGGCTATTGAATTAGACACTGAAA GTGACGGGGGTGAAATACAATCGGCACTGCTGGAGTGGACCGGACAGAGGACGGTTCCGAACGTGTTCATCGGCGGCGTTCACATCGGCGGCTGTGACA CGACGACGGCCAAGCACAGGGAAGGGAAGCTTGTACCTCTGCTGACTGAAGCTAAAGCTCTTGCCTAG